The Ferrimonas balearica DSM 9799 genome includes the window CTGCCGCTCCTGTTGGCCGCGGGCCAGAATTTGGTCCAATTGGCTCATGTAGTTAATCTCGGTAGGTCTGGCTGATCGCCACCATGGCGCTTTGCTGATTCAGGAAGTGACGAACCAATACCGGGTCCAGATGGCCACCTGCGCTTTGTTCGATAATGGTCATGGCCTGCTCCAGGCTCAGCGCCGGCTTGTAGGGGCGCACGCTGACCAGGGCATCAAACACGTCAGCAACGGCGACGATGCGGGCCTCCAGCGGGATGGCATCACCCGCCAGCCCATGGGGATAGCCAGCGCCATCGAACCGCTCATGGTGGTGCAGGGCGATGGCGCGCGCCATCACCATCACACTGGCGTCGTCCCCCTCCAGCAGCTGCGCACCCAGCTCAGTGTGGGTTTTCATCACTTGCCACTCGGCGTCGTTAAGCTTGCCCGGTTTGCCGAGGATGGCGTCGGGGATGCCGATCTTGCCGATGTCGTGCAGCGGTGCGGCGTAGAACAGGTCTTCACACCAGGCGGGATCACAGCCGTGAGCCTGGGCGATCAGGCGGGCATAGTGCGCCACTCGCAGGACATGCAGGCCGGTCTCTTCATCTTTAAAGGCGGTGGCCTTGGCGAGCTTTTCAATCATCACCAGGCGCGAGCGTTGCAGTTCGTTGGCCTCGTGTTTCAAGGCCTGCAGCAAGCCCAGCTTGCGGTGCTGTGCCGCCAGTTGGGCGCGCACCCGGTGCATCACCGAGGGGCCGTGAAACGGCTTGCGGATATAGTCGATGGCACCGCATTCAAAGCCACGCACCTCATCTTCCGGTGCGGAGTTGACGGAGATAAAGATCACCGGCACATCGGCGTGGCGAGGGTCTGCCTTAATCTGTTGGCACAGGGTGTAGCCGTCGATGTCCGGCATCACGATGTCCAGCAGGATCAGGTCGGGGCTGCCGATCTCCAGGCGTGCTAAAGCCTGCTGGCCGTTGCGGGCCACCAGTACGCGAAAATGGGCTCCCAGAATTCCGGTGAGCAACTGCAGGTTTTCCGGGCTGTCATCCACGATCAGCACAGTGGCCCGCTCTTGAGCGATCAAAGTCATGGCGTTTCCAAGGGTCTGCCACGCCGAAAGCGCGGCGACAGCAAAGGGCTCCGCCGTGCATCAGCCGGCAGGGCTGATCACAGAAACGGAGTCGCGCATTCAATGCGATAAAGATGTCGACGTTTGGACTGTCGATGCGGTTTCCGGACAGCGTCCTGCGTGTCGTTGAGGCGGAAACAAAATAGGGCCAGACCTGAGGAAGGTGTGACCGGGTAGCTACAGAGGACTGTGGGAGGGAACCTCTTATCTACCTTCCGGAGCCGAGTATGAATAAGACCCGTGGATCCGGCGGCGGGAATTTACGCAGCGGTGGATTTTAGGTCAACGATAATCGCAGAAAAGTTGCGTGCGAGATGCGGAATTCATGATCCGCTGCACAGATTGAAATGCACCGGCGACAGCCCCGAGTGTGAATCGCTAACCCCCTTGAGTCAAAACGAAAAAAGTTCAACGATCAGCGTATCTTGAGCGCCGATGTTGAACTCGATTTCCGGGGTTTTCTGAATCCGACTCGCGGTCGGATTGCCCGGCTTTTGGAGGCGGCCCCGAACCAGAGTGGCGACCACAAACGAGGCCATTCAGCACCTTGGCCAGTGGCGCAGCGGCCACTGGCCAAGGGTCAGTCGATGTCGAAGGAGTAGTAGAGGTCGAGAGACTGCTCAGTATTCTCCGCCGCTGCGGACACCGCTTCCAGCCACAGTCTTTGCAGCAGGTAATAGCGCACCGTCAGTTCGTTGATGCTCTCACCAAACACCCCAACGCCGTACTTGAGGAACAGCCGCTTACCCAGGTAGCCGCTGATGGTGACCTGAGTGTCCTCACCGTCACTCTCGGTATCCAGCACCACGTTCTGGAACCCCAGCCCCTCGCCGATGGTGGTGAACACCCCTTCCGTGGTGTTGACGCCAAGGCCCAGGGCGGCGGACGCGAACAGGGCGCTGCCGCCGTCCGAGCTGTTCAGGCCCTGACCCCGGGTGATGTAGGAGAGGATCTCCTGCTGCTCCATGGCGGGGCTGGAGAACAGCGTCATTTGCGGCGAGTTGGGGGTGCCGGTCAGGCGCAGCCCAGCGGTGACGTCTTCAGACTCGATGATGCGCACCGCTTCCACATCCAAGTTGGGCAGAGTCGGCGGGCCGTTAAAGGTGGCCATGCCCCGGCGGATGGTGAGACGTTGGCCAAAGGCGCGGAATACCCCGTCCAGCAGGTTCAGGTCACCGTAGGCCTGCATCGGCTGGCCCGGCTGTTGGCGCAGGGTCAGTTTACCGCCGACATTGCCGGTCAGGCCGAAGGCGCTGACCTTCAGTTTGTTCTCAATCTCAATGTCCATATTGAGGTCGAGGTGGCTGCTGACCGGGGAGGCGGTTTCCTCCTGCTGGTCGATGTAGACCACGTCATCGGACACCGCGACCGCCCCTTCCGGCAGGGAGGAGAGGGTAAAGCTGCCCTCCGGGACTTTCACTGTACCCCGTACCCGAACCCGCTCCGGCGTCAGTTCAAAGCGCATCTGGGGCGAGGCTTCCAGCATCAGCATCGGCGGGTAGAGGATGGAGAGGCGCTCCCCAATCAGAGCCAGTTCACCCCGAACGCCGTCAGCCCAGTTCAGGGTGCCATTCAGGTCGGCTTTCCCCTGACCCATCTGGACGTCACCATCCACCTCCACCTGGCTGCCGGTGAAGATAAGCCGCAGGTCCATGTCTTTCAGCTCGGTGGGGTTTACCACCGCCTTAAACCGCCCCTGGGTCAGGGCCAGCTCGCCATTCAGTTGCGGTTCCCGCAGGGTGCCGGAGAAGGTCAGGTCTCCCCCCAGGGTGGCCTGGGCGTCGGACAGCGAGGGCAGCCAGGCCAGGTAGGGTTCAAGTTGCAGCGCCGTGGTGCGCAGGTGACCGGACAGCGCGTAGGGGGCTTCCGGCCCTAGGTTGATCGCCATATCCACGCTCTTGGCGTCGTCAATCTGGGTCTTGAACTGCAGCGCCAGCCCCTCCTGATTCAGGGTTGCCAGCAGGTCAATCGAGTTCCACTCGATGCGGCTTGGCGGCAGGCCACCGCCGCGGCGCAGCACCAGGCTGCCGTCGCGGTCGTGCAGTTGCGCTTGCAGGTAGGGCAGTTGTCCCGGTTGCCAGCTGATGTAGGCCTCCCCTTCGATGCGACTCTTGGGCCGCATCCTCGGCGGCAGGATCTTTTTCAGTGCTTTGCGCACCTGGGCATCGAGACTGAGCGCCACCGCGCCACGGGGGCCAAGCAGAGCGGGGCCCTTGAGGCAAAGGTCGACACCACTGCCTTGCCAGCAGTGTTCACCCAGGACGATGGCCTGACGCTTCTGGTCGTAGTTGAGCATCGCAGGCAGGTTGGTTTGCCACTGGCCGTAAGGCGTACCGATGGCGCCATTGAGGACGGCACCTCGCCAGTAGCCGGCTTCCGGGTAGTAGTTCCCTCCCAGCGCCAGCGCGGCATTGATCTCCCCGGACAGACTGATGTCTAGATCCTGACGCAGCCGGTTACCCAGGCCCCGCACCTGAACCGGCCCCAGGCGGGTGCCAGCCAGATGCAGGTCACCGGTATTGAGGTTGAGTTGAGCCTGGTGGTCGCGGCGGGGCCAGTAGGCCAGCACCAGATCGGCGCGGTCGGTCAGGTACTCGTCATATCCGGGTTTGCGCGAGCTCAGCACCAGATCCAGCTTGGGGTCGCCCACCGGGCCGGTCAGCTGCAGCGTGGCCTTGGCATCGCCGGACAGTTCCGGCAGCCAGCTCGCCAGCGAGTCGGCGCGCAGGGTGCCATTCAGTGCCCATTCACCATCGACGATGGCGCCATTGAGCTTCAGGGTGGTTTGGTTGATGGTCAGATCGAGTTGGTCGGCATCCCCCTGCCAGTCGCTGTTGAGCGCCAGCCCGCCCTGCAGCCGCAGCGGATAATCCCACAGCATGCCGGTCAGGTCGGCATTGTCGATGTCGATGGCCCAGCGATCCGGTTGGTCCTCAATGGCCTGGTAGTAGCCCTGGGTGCTGGCTTTGCCATCCAGTTGCAGGGTCAGGTCCGGGTGGAGGTTGGACAGATCGAGATCGTCAGCGGTGATGCTGGCCTGCCAATCAAGCTGCTCGCCGTAGTTGAGGTGGCCCTGGAAACTGGCCTGGCCCAGATCACCGTCCACCTGCGCCTGCTGGACGGTCAGGGTGCCGGGGTGGTGTTCCACCGCGACCTGTACTTCGCCACTGGTGTAGCCAGCGGCACTCAGTTGGCCCTGAAGTTCAGCCCGTTGCTGATTCAGGTCGCCACTGGCGGTCAGACGGACGTTTTCCCCCTGATATTCCGCGTCACCCTGCAGTGGCCAGCGCAGCTGACTGGCATTGAGGCTGAGCTGGAACGGCATCGAGGGCAGGCCCAATTCAATCTGGCCCTTGACATTGCCGGTCAGCGCCCCCTCGGTGTCGAGGGTGAAGCGCAGGTCGGTCAGTCGCTGCTCGGCGGTGGCGTGAACCTGATGGCCTGCCAGCTCCGGCAGCCAGAGCAGTTCGCCCATTTCGCCTTCCACTTCGGCATCGATGCCATAGCCATCTTCGAAATCCATCCAGACCCGCCCGGTCAGCGAGGCCCAGTTATGGCGCACTTCGATATGGGGCAGGCTCAATACAGTGTGTTGCCAGCTACCAAGGAAGCTCAGGTGCTCGACCCGGTGATCCATCCAGCCCACCTGTACCCGGGCGTCCCGGGCCAGGGCCTGCTGCACGTCGATGGCAAAGGGCAGGTCAACCTCGGGCAGGTGTGCCATGGCCCAGCGTTCCAGTTCGTCACCGGTGGGGGCGGGCTGTACCGCCGGTTCGGCGTCGCCCTCATCGTCATCGCCCAGCGGGATGTTGATGTCGGCGCCGTCCAACTGCAGGCGCTCCACCGCAATGCGGGTACTGGCCACTTCGGCGGCGGCCCGCAGACGCACCGCCTTGTAGGTCATGTCGTTGACCCGGACATCAATATTGCGCAGGTCCAGGTTGTCACCAAGAATGCTGAAGGGCAGGCCCATGCCGGTGTAGCCATCGGGGCCGGGCTGTCGGGGTGGGGCGGGCGGTGCTTCCGGTTCGTCGCTGCCGCCGGCACCGATCTGGTCCGTGTCGATGGCCACACGGACCCCATCGATATCGAGGCCATCGACGCAGATCTGTTTGTTGAGCAGGCAACCCAGCCGCCACTGGCCATCAAGGTGGTCAACCTCGACGTCGATGCCGGACATGGTAAAGCGCACGTCGCTCAGCTGCAGGCCGCGATTGATCTTGCCGCCCTGGTAGTTCAGCGACAGCCCCGGCACGGTGGCATCGGCGATGGCCGCCACCATCCGGCTGCCGACCGGAGTGCCGATCAGCAGCGCCAACAGCACCAGCAGTGCCAGGGGCAAAAAGGTGAGAATCAGCACAATGCGGCGGATCATAATTCGGCTCCGATACTGATGTGGAGCATGGGGCTGGCATCGGGATCGGTAAAGCCGTAACCCACTTCAATCTTGATCGGACCCACCGGCGAGATCCAGTGGACGCCGCCCCCAAACGATGCCTCGAAGTCGATGGCGTCGGAGTCGTTGGTGTCAAAGGCGTTACCGCCATCAAAGAAGGCTGCCAGGCGCCAACTGGGCGTGAGGTAGTACTGATACTCAATGGAGCCGACCAGCAGGTAGCGCCCCCCCACCAACAGTTCTGTGGTGCCGCCTTCGCCGTCGTCCACCGTGATTTTGGGGCCCAGCGACTGGTAGCTGAAACCGCGAATCGATTGGTCACCACCGGCGAAGAAGCGCAGTGAGGGCGCCAGTTCGAGCAGGTCCTCATCGGCGATGACGTTGATGCCGATGTCGGCCCGGGCGGTCAGGCGGTGGCGCTCTATCGGCGTATACACCGCCCGCAACTGGCTGCGGAAGCGGGTGATGCGCTGATCGGAGCCCCAAACGGTGTCGGCGTGTTCCAGCAGGTAGAACTGGCGCAGCCCGTCGGTGGGGTCGAGTGGCGGGCCCCGGCGCTGGGTGCGGCTGAAGCTGATGCCTGGCATCAGGTATTTGGCGCTGTGGTCCTGCGGGCCCTGCACCCAATCTTCATAGAGGAAACGGGCGGAGAGGGTGCGGGTCCAGCGGTTGCCCATCACGGTGCGCCGGCCAAAGCTGGTCTGGTACTGGCTGGAGTCGATGTCGCCAAACTCCTCTTTGCCGACACTGGCGTTGAACACCAGTTTGTCGTTGATCGGGTGATCAAAGGGGATGCGGTAATCGAAGCTGAGCTTGGGGTTGACCTTGGACAGCTCCGCTTTGGTCTCCTGGCTGTGGCCGTGCCGGTTGACCACCGGGGTTCGCCAGGTGGTGGAGATGCGCGCTTCGGTGTCGGTGGCGTAACCCACACCCAGATCGATGGAGTGGCGGGGCGGGGGCGACAGCCCGGCCTCAATGGGGACGATGCCATCCACCGCCTGCTCCGGATGGGGCAACACTTTCACATCCTGGAAGTAGCCGGAGCCGAGCAGGGTACTGGTCAGTCGCGCAACCTGGTCCGCGTGGTAGGGGGTGCCGGGGGTAAAGGGCACCATCTCCTGCAGCAGTGAGGGTTTGAGCTCGGAAGACCAGAAGTTCACTTCCCCAAGGCGATAGCGACGGCCGCTGTCGTACAGCAGCACCAGATTGGCTTTATTGGCATCCCGATCCACCTCAATACGGTGCTGCGCCATGCTGCCATCGAAGTAGCCACGAACCAGCCCCAGTGTTTGCAGGTCGGATTTCAGTGTCTCGTACTTACCGTGATGAACGATGTCACCGGGCTGGATGTCGATGCGGTTAATGCGGTCGGTAAATGCGGGGTCATTGCGGGCATCCCCCTCCAGCAGGACGATCACCTCGTCGTAGCGCATCGGCTCCCCCCGGTCGACGGTCAGGGTCAGGATCCAGTTCGGGTCGGTGCGTTCCACCTTGGTGTTGAATACCGCCTGGTAGTACCCCAGTGCCTGCATCGCTTCCTCGGCCTTGTCCTCCAGGGTAAACAGGAAGCTGGCCCGTTCGGCGGCGGTTTTGGGCAGTGGCGAGAGGTGGGCGCGCAGGTTTCGGGCCAGATTGCCCCGGACCCCTTCCACTTTCAGCTCCAGTCCCCCCTCTTTGACCTCCCGCTGCATGGCATCGCGGACGGGGCGTCGGCGTTCAGAGGTGGCCTTGCCCTCCGTGGGCTCACCGGCGGCGAGAATCAACACCCAACGGCTGCCGATCTCCTCCAGTTTGGCGGTGATGGGGCGGGCATCTTCGCCCAGAGCTTCAAGGCTTCGCTGGGCGGATTGTTCCGCCTCTTTGACAAAGTTGGGATCGGTCGGCGCCTGGCCATCCCACTGTGGCAGCAGGTCCACCAGACGTTTGCCCACCTCCTCCCCGAGTCCCACCACTTTAATGGTGAGATCGGCAACCGGATGGGGCAGCTCGGTGATGGGCTCCGGCGGTGCTTCTGCGGGGTCTGCCCAGGCCGGCGTCATCAGCATCAGCAACGCGGCAATGAGTAGGGGCAGGGCTCGAAGCAAAGGGGGATCTCCAGTCTGACGGGGCGAGGGAGGCGCAATTAAGGTAATGATAATTCGAAAGTACCAAGTCGTGGAGGGGGGATTGAAGGTAAATTTGTATCTGTCGCATTTGCCTCCTGTTTGAAACGCCTTTTGGGTAAGGAAAGAGAACACGGTTTGAGGGCCAAGTTTGAGGACACCGGATGAGTACATAGTTTGGTAGGCCCGGTTTATGTCACACTGCGGTCACGGAATCTTCCACGACAAGGACGCAACATCGTGAAATCGGCACTGCTGGCGGTGGCCCTGACCGCCCTGACCCTCTCCCCGGCTGCCCAAGCCAAACCGACGCCCATTGCCCTCGCCATCCACGGCGGCGCCGGCACCATCGACCCGGACAACATGAGCGAGGCCCAGCGTGAGGCGGTGACCGCCAAGCTGGACCAGGCATTGATGGCGGGATACGCGCTGCTGGAGCAGGGCAAACCGGCTTTGGATGCGGTGGAAGCCGCAGTAAGGGTGCTGGAGGACTCACCGCTGTTTAATGCCGGTGTTGGTGCGGTGTACACCTGGGATGAACGGCACGAGCTGGACGCCTCCATCATGGATGGGGCCACGCTGGAGGCGGGCGCTGTGGCCGGCGTCACGACGGTGCGTAACCCCATCTCGCTGGCACGCCGGGTGATGACTGACTCCGCCCACGTGATGCTGTCTGGCCAGGGGGCCGAGCAGTTTGCGCAATCCCAGGGTCTGGAGCAGGTGGCCAACAGCCACTTCGACACCGAGCGCCGGCTGCAGAGCCTGCATAAAGCCAAGGCGAAAATTCAGGCACAGGAAGCGGTCAGTCACCAGGCCGCCGTAGCGACACTGGATGACCACTACAAGATGGGCACCGTGGGCGCAGTGGCACTGGACCGAAACGGCAATCTGGCGGCGGCCACCAGCACCGGCGGCATGACCGCCAAGCGTTGGGGTCGGATTGGTGACAGCCCGGTCATTGGCGCGGGCACTTACGCGGATAACGACTCCTGTGCGGTGTCCGCCACCGGCCACGGCGAATTCTTTATTCGCTACAACGTGGCGGCGGACATCTGTGCCCGGGCCAAGTACCAGGGCATCCCCCTGGCAGCGGCCTCCGATACCGTGATCAACCAACGCCTGGTGGCGGCGGGCGGTACCGGTGGGGTGATCACCGTCGACCCGCAGGGCCGGGTGGCGATGCCGTTCAATACCCAGGGGATGTACCGCGCCAGCATCGATGCCGAAGGCAATAAGACGGTTGCCATCTGGGGCACGTCGCAGTAACCCGCCGTTCATTCGACCCGGCCGACTGCGGCAATCGCATTTGCCACAGGGACATCGCGGTCGGGGCCGACTACCTTTATAGGGAGTCAACTGGCCCACTAGGGGGAAGGATGGAATCGGTAAAAGTCATTGATTATATGGAGCGTCACCCGGTCAAGCTGACGCCTGACACACCACTGTCCAGTGCCGTTGAGATGCTGCTGTCCAAAGGGCAGGCGGGGGCACCCGTAGTAGATGCGGAGTCACACCTGTTGGGCTTTATCTCGGAGCAGGACTGCCTGGCCAAGCTGCTGGAAAGCTCCTATCACTGCGACCTGACTGCCAAGGTCGAGGATGTGATGCGCACAGATGTCCTGTCCACCACGCCGGATGATTCGGTGCTGTCGCTGGCGGAGATGATGCTGGGGCAGAAGCCGAAGATCTATCCGGTGGTGGAATCCGGCCGGGTTGTTGGCATCATCGATCGCAGCCGGGTGCTGCAGGCCATCGGTACCCACCTGAAGGTGTGTTTCCGTCACGCCGTCTGAACGCTGCCGCAGACGGGTTACTCACAACGGCGCGGGAAACCGCGCCGTTGTTGTAGGTCGAATGGGATCACGTTTTGACAAAAAAGCATAAGTCCCACGGATTTGTTGTTAAGAAAATCTGCAATTCAGATGCGACTTTCCCTTACTATTAGGGGTTAGCGAAGTTCATGGAGAGTGACGATGAGAGATCGGGTCTGGGAACAACTGCGCAGCGAAGCGGAGGTGATCACCCGCAGTGAGCCGCTGTTAACCAGTTACGTCCACACCTGCATTCTGAGCCACCGCAGTTTAGGCGGCGCACTCAGTTTTATCCTGTCCAACCAGATGGCTGACGAAGTGATGTCGGCGATGGTACTGAGAGAGTTGCTGGAGGGGGCGTATCACGCCGATCCCAACATCATCAATTGTGCCGCCCACGATATGGAAGCGGTGTACCACCGCGACCCGGCTGCCAAGAGTTTCCTCTCGGTGCTGCTCAACCTCAAAGGTTTCCAATCCATTCAGACTCACCGTCTGGCCCATCACCTCTGGCACAACGGCCGGGAGGAGCTGGCGCTGTTCCTGCAAAGCCGCAACTCTCAGGTGTATGGGGTGGATATCCACCCGGCTGCCCGCATCGGTAAAGGGGTGATGTTCGACCACGCCACCGGCATCGTGGTGGGTGAGACCGCCGTGATTGAGGACAACGTCTCCATTTTGCAGTCGGTCACCCTCGGGGGCACCGGCAACGAATCCGGCGACCGTCACCCCAAGGTACGCAGTGGCGTGATGATCGGCGCGGGGGCCAAGGTGCTGGGCAATATCGAAGTGGGCGAGGGCGCCAAGATCGGCGCTGGCTCCGTGGTGGTCAACCCGGTACCGCCCCACGTTACCGTGGTGGGGGTGCCCGCCAAGATCATTGGCCGACCCGGCTGCGACTCCCCCTGCGACACCATGGATCAGAGTCTGCTGGGTGTCGGCGCCGACATCGGCGCCGGGATCTGAGCCCTTCACAACAGTCATCAGGCGGCCCGGGGCCGCCTTTTTTGATCCAACACAACGTTGATCGCTGCTCAGCTTCTAGACTAAGACTCAGAACGGTAACCATTTTCCCGGGTTGCCGACTCAGGGAGCGAGGGGGATGCATGGGGCAAAACATTCAAAAAACGGCCTTTACTGAGCAGGACCATGAACGCTTTGTCCAACGCATTAAAGCGGATATGGAAACGCTGGAGGGGCTGCTCAACACACCGGGTTGGGGTGTTGGGCCCCGCACCATCGGCGCGGAACTGGAGTT containing:
- a CDS encoding CBS domain-containing protein — protein: MESVKVIDYMERHPVKLTPDTPLSSAVEMLLSKGQAGAPVVDAESHLLGFISEQDCLAKLLESSYHCDLTAKVEDVMRTDVLSTTPDDSVLSLAEMMLGQKPKIYPVVESGRVVGIIDRSRVLQAIGTHLKVCFRHAV
- a CDS encoding HD domain-containing phosphohydrolase: MTLIAQERATVLIVDDSPENLQLLTGILGAHFRVLVARNGQQALARLEIGSPDLILLDIVMPDIDGYTLCQQIKADPRHADVPVIFISVNSAPEDEVRGFECGAIDYIRKPFHGPSVMHRVRAQLAAQHRKLGLLQALKHEANELQRSRLVMIEKLAKATAFKDEETGLHVLRVAHYARLIAQAHGCDPAWCEDLFYAAPLHDIGKIGIPDAILGKPGKLNDAEWQVMKTHTELGAQLLEGDDASVMVMARAIALHHHERFDGAGYPHGLAGDAIPLEARIVAVADVFDALVSVRPYKPALSLEQAMTIIEQSAGGHLDPVLVRHFLNQQSAMVAISQTYRD
- the cysE gene encoding serine O-acetyltransferase, producing the protein MRDRVWEQLRSEAEVITRSEPLLTSYVHTCILSHRSLGGALSFILSNQMADEVMSAMVLRELLEGAYHADPNIINCAAHDMEAVYHRDPAAKSFLSVLLNLKGFQSIQTHRLAHHLWHNGREELALFLQSRNSQVYGVDIHPAARIGKGVMFDHATGIVVGETAVIEDNVSILQSVTLGGTGNESGDRHPKVRSGVMIGAGAKVLGNIEVGEGAKIGAGSVVVNPVPPHVTVVGVPAKIIGRPGCDSPCDTMDQSLLGVGADIGAGI
- the tamB gene encoding autotransporter assembly complex protein TamB gives rise to the protein MIRRIVLILTFLPLALLVLLALLIGTPVGSRMVAAIADATVPGLSLNYQGGKINRGLQLSDVRFTMSGIDVEVDHLDGQWRLGCLLNKQICVDGLDIDGVRVAIDTDQIGAGGSDEPEAPPAPPRQPGPDGYTGMGLPFSILGDNLDLRNIDVRVNDMTYKAVRLRAAAEVASTRIAVERLQLDGADINIPLGDDDEGDAEPAVQPAPTGDELERWAMAHLPEVDLPFAIDVQQALARDARVQVGWMDHRVEHLSFLGSWQHTVLSLPHIEVRHNWASLTGRVWMDFEDGYGIDAEVEGEMGELLWLPELAGHQVHATAEQRLTDLRFTLDTEGALTGNVKGQIELGLPSMPFQLSLNASQLRWPLQGDAEYQGENVRLTASGDLNQQRAELQGQLSAAGYTSGEVQVAVEHHPGTLTVQQAQVDGDLGQASFQGHLNYGEQLDWQASITADDLDLSNLHPDLTLQLDGKASTQGYYQAIEDQPDRWAIDIDNADLTGMLWDYPLRLQGGLALNSDWQGDADQLDLTINQTTLKLNGAIVDGEWALNGTLRADSLASWLPELSGDAKATLQLTGPVGDPKLDLVLSSRKPGYDEYLTDRADLVLAYWPRRDHQAQLNLNTGDLHLAGTRLGPVQVRGLGNRLRQDLDISLSGEINAALALGGNYYPEAGYWRGAVLNGAIGTPYGQWQTNLPAMLNYDQKRQAIVLGEHCWQGSGVDLCLKGPALLGPRGAVALSLDAQVRKALKKILPPRMRPKSRIEGEAYISWQPGQLPYLQAQLHDRDGSLVLRRGGGLPPSRIEWNSIDLLATLNQEGLALQFKTQIDDAKSVDMAINLGPEAPYALSGHLRTTALQLEPYLAWLPSLSDAQATLGGDLTFSGTLREPQLNGELALTQGRFKAVVNPTELKDMDLRLIFTGSQVEVDGDVQMGQGKADLNGTLNWADGVRGELALIGERLSILYPPMLMLEASPQMRFELTPERVRVRGTVKVPEGSFTLSSLPEGAVAVSDDVVYIDQQEETASPVSSHLDLNMDIEIENKLKVSAFGLTGNVGGKLTLRQQPGQPMQAYGDLNLLDGVFRAFGQRLTIRRGMATFNGPPTLPNLDVEAVRIIESEDVTAGLRLTGTPNSPQMTLFSSPAMEQQEILSYITRGQGLNSSDGGSALFASAALGLGVNTTEGVFTTIGEGLGFQNVVLDTESDGEDTQVTISGYLGKRLFLKYGVGVFGESINELTVRYYLLQRLWLEAVSAAAENTEQSLDLYYSFDID
- a CDS encoding isoaspartyl peptidase/L-asparaginase family protein; amino-acid sequence: MVKSALLAVALTALTLSPAAQAKPTPIALAIHGGAGTIDPDNMSEAQREAVTAKLDQALMAGYALLEQGKPALDAVEAAVRVLEDSPLFNAGVGAVYTWDERHELDASIMDGATLEAGAVAGVTTVRNPISLARRVMTDSAHVMLSGQGAEQFAQSQGLEQVANSHFDTERRLQSLHKAKAKIQAQEAVSHQAAVATLDDHYKMGTVGAVALDRNGNLAAATSTGGMTAKRWGRIGDSPVIGAGTYADNDSCAVSATGHGEFFIRYNVAADICARAKYQGIPLAAASDTVINQRLVAAGGTGGVITVDPQGRVAMPFNTQGMYRASIDAEGNKTVAIWGTSQ
- a CDS encoding autotransporter assembly complex protein TamA, which produces MLRALPLLIAALLMLMTPAWADPAEAPPEPITELPHPVADLTIKVVGLGEEVGKRLVDLLPQWDGQAPTDPNFVKEAEQSAQRSLEALGEDARPITAKLEEIGSRWVLILAAGEPTEGKATSERRRPVRDAMQREVKEGGLELKVEGVRGNLARNLRAHLSPLPKTAAERASFLFTLEDKAEEAMQALGYYQAVFNTKVERTDPNWILTLTVDRGEPMRYDEVIVLLEGDARNDPAFTDRINRIDIQPGDIVHHGKYETLKSDLQTLGLVRGYFDGSMAQHRIEVDRDANKANLVLLYDSGRRYRLGEVNFWSSELKPSLLQEMVPFTPGTPYHADQVARLTSTLLGSGYFQDVKVLPHPEQAVDGIVPIEAGLSPPPRHSIDLGVGYATDTEARISTTWRTPVVNRHGHSQETKAELSKVNPKLSFDYRIPFDHPINDKLVFNASVGKEEFGDIDSSQYQTSFGRRTVMGNRWTRTLSARFLYEDWVQGPQDHSAKYLMPGISFSRTQRRGPPLDPTDGLRQFYLLEHADTVWGSDQRITRFRSQLRAVYTPIERHRLTARADIGINVIADEDLLELAPSLRFFAGGDQSIRGFSYQSLGPKITVDDGEGGTTELLVGGRYLLVGSIEYQYYLTPSWRLAAFFDGGNAFDTNDSDAIDFEASFGGGVHWISPVGPIKIEVGYGFTDPDASPMLHISIGAEL